One genomic segment of Dysosmobacter sp. Marseille-Q4140 includes these proteins:
- a CDS encoding YihA family ribosome biogenesis GTP-binding protein: protein MALNFNKVEFVRSASHRDHFLRDGLPQFAFAGRSNVGKSSVINRLVGRKNLAYVGASPGKTTQINYFLVDSRAYLVDLPGYGYAKVSQAEKERWGRLMESYFQEETGRITAGVLIVDIRHKPTANDVTMHDWFRQSGCPEIIVANKLDKLKKSQIEPALALIRETLELTEADALVPFSAEKGEGKDTLIRLLTAAGEQ, encoded by the coding sequence ATGGCTTTGAATTTCAACAAAGTGGAGTTCGTCCGCTCCGCCTCCCACCGGGACCACTTCCTGCGGGACGGCCTGCCCCAGTTCGCCTTTGCGGGCCGGTCCAACGTGGGCAAGTCCTCGGTCATCAACCGGCTGGTGGGCCGGAAGAACCTGGCCTACGTGGGCGCGTCCCCGGGCAAGACCACCCAGATCAACTACTTCCTGGTGGACAGCCGGGCCTATCTGGTGGACCTGCCGGGGTACGGCTACGCCAAGGTCAGCCAGGCGGAGAAGGAGCGGTGGGGCCGCCTCATGGAGAGCTATTTCCAGGAGGAGACCGGCCGCATCACCGCCGGGGTGCTGATCGTGGACATCCGCCACAAGCCCACGGCCAACGACGTGACCATGCACGACTGGTTCCGCCAGTCCGGCTGCCCGGAGATCATTGTGGCCAACAAGCTGGACAAGCTGAAAAAGAGCCAGATCGAACCGGCCCTGGCCCTGATCCGGGAGACCCTGGAGCTGACGGAGGCCGACGCCCTGGTGCCCTTCTCCGCGGAGAAGGGGGAGGGGAAGGACACCCTGATCCGGCTGCTGACGGCGGCCGGCGAGCAATAA